In the Candidatus Eisenbacteria bacterium genome, one interval contains:
- a CDS encoding cytochrome c: MLALSALTYALVVGCGGGQESGNQAASSPTTTTTTPPSQPATDTGAVAADPIAHGKQVYQARCVLCHGPEGKGDGPASAALNPKPRNHTDGSYMNSQTDEQLLAVIHNGKGAMPAWKAVLTEQEMQDVLKYVRTLAK; this comes from the coding sequence ATGCTGGCTCTCTCTGCGCTCACGTACGCGCTCGTCGTGGGATGTGGTGGAGGCCAGGAGAGCGGCAATCAAGCAGCGAGTTCCCCCACCACCACGACGACCACGCCCCCGTCGCAACCAGCGACCGACACCGGCGCCGTCGCAGCGGATCCCATCGCGCACGGAAAACAGGTCTACCAGGCGCGCTGCGTTCTCTGCCACGGACCCGAAGGCAAGGGTGATGGACCGGCATCGGCGGCTTTGAATCCAAAGCCGCGGAACCACACCGATGGCAGCTACATGAATTCGCAGACCGACGAGCAGCTGTTGGCCGTGATCCACAACGGCAAGGGCGCGATGCCGGCCTGGAAGGCGGTGCTCACCGAGCAGGAGATGCAGGACGTCCTCAAGTACGTGAGGACCCTCGCCAAGTAA